The Lactobacillus sp. ESL0680 genome has a segment encoding these proteins:
- the pyrF gene encoding orotidine-5'-phosphate decarboxylase, translated as MEKAVFVALDYANEQEVAQLLPKLGIPQETYLKIGMELFYHSGSALVKQLSEQGYHIFLDLKLHDIPNTVYNAAKQLAALNVFCITIHALGGSEMIKAAKDGLIAGTPAGQSVPKLLAVTELTSISDAILQDEQNCQLPMTEQVVSLAQTAQKAGADGVICSPLEVENLRSRIGPDFLYVTPGIRPAQTSNGDQKRVATPKQAKEYGASAIVVGRPITQAADPQIAYQAIKKEFN; from the coding sequence ATGGAAAAAGCAGTTTTCGTCGCCCTAGATTATGCTAACGAGCAGGAAGTTGCACAACTTTTGCCAAAACTTGGCATACCGCAAGAAACTTACTTAAAAATTGGCATGGAACTTTTTTATCATTCTGGAAGTGCCTTAGTTAAACAGCTAAGCGAACAGGGATACCACATTTTCTTAGACTTAAAATTGCACGACATCCCTAACACTGTCTATAATGCTGCCAAACAATTAGCCGCGCTAAACGTCTTTTGCATTACTATCCACGCATTAGGCGGCAGCGAAATGATTAAGGCTGCTAAAGACGGCTTAATTGCTGGCACACCAGCTGGTCAAAGTGTGCCTAAACTCCTAGCAGTGACAGAATTAACCTCAATTTCTGATGCAATTTTGCAAGATGAGCAAAATTGTCAACTGCCAATGACCGAGCAAGTCGTTAGTCTTGCCCAAACAGCACAAAAAGCCGGCGCCGATGGCGTTATTTGCTCGCCACTAGAAGTTGAAAATCTTCGGTCACGAATTGGTCCTGACTTTCTCTACGTTACGCCAGGAATTAGACCTGCTCAAACTAGCAATGGTGACCAAAAGCGTGTCGCTACACCAAAACAGGCCAAAGAATATGGTGCTAGTGCAATTGTTGTTGGCCGCCCAATTACCCAAGCGGCTGATCCACAAATCGCCTATCAAGCAATTAAGAAGGAGTTTAACTAA
- the pyrE gene encoding orotate phosphoribosyltransferase — protein MHQEQIIAKLIAEKIITVSPNKPFTYASGMLSPIYTDLRLTVSYPDLRDWIASDLAALIKAKFPDATIIGGVATAGIPHAALVAAKLGLPMIYVRPKPKDHGKGRQIEGRFTDQDKIVLIDDLITTGGSVLNAVKATQNEGGNVIGVSSIFTYYLPDAKQNFAAANVAFNPLLSYPELLAKEKELHYITEAEYNALKTWHEDPWQWGKKFNQE, from the coding sequence ATGCATCAAGAACAAATTATTGCCAAATTAATCGCCGAAAAAATCATTACGGTGTCGCCTAACAAGCCATTCACTTATGCCAGCGGCATGCTTTCACCCATTTATACGGATTTACGCCTGACAGTTTCTTATCCTGACTTGCGCGATTGGATTGCTAGTGATTTAGCTGCCTTAATTAAAGCTAAATTTCCAGATGCCACGATTATTGGTGGTGTTGCAACTGCTGGTATTCCTCATGCTGCATTGGTCGCAGCTAAACTCGGCCTGCCAATGATTTATGTCCGGCCAAAGCCTAAAGATCATGGCAAGGGCCGCCAAATTGAAGGTCGTTTTACCGATCAAGACAAAATTGTTTTGATTGACGATTTAATTACCACCGGCGGTTCCGTCTTAAATGCAGTTAAGGCAACCCAGAATGAGGGCGGTAATGTCATTGGTGTCAGTTCAATTTTTACGTATTATTTACCAGACGCCAAGCAAAATTTTGCGGCAGCCAATGTTGCCTTCAATCCCCTGCTTTCTTATCCGGAATTGCTGGCAAAAGAAAAAGAGCTGCATTATATCACGGAAGCTGAATATAATGCACTTAAGACTTGGCATGAAGACCCTTGGCAATGGGGCAAAAAGTTTAACCAGGAATAA
- a CDS encoding MetQ/NlpA family ABC transporter substrate-binding protein, whose protein sequence is MSKKRKKHIITWTIIALVLLVAGWFSFGPGISNNTSKQRVVTIGVVGESNSEHVIWQHVAQKAKRDYGIIVKTKVFTDYNQPNKALRDGEIDLNAIQTTTFMHTWSKANHANIVSIGKTYIAPIRLYSKKYHKLSQLPQGATIAIPNDAATESRALHVLKNAKLIRLTTGKKLKTIADITSNPWHIKIKEVSDEQCARIINSVDAVIVNNDFAVPAGLGPKETIYVEPINKESAGAINNICTTAVKKNDPDYKNVVKCYQTAETKKLYRKFYGSMQQAVWDVELK, encoded by the coding sequence ATGAGTAAGAAGCGAAAGAAACATATTATTACTTGGACAATTATTGCCTTAGTTTTGCTGGTTGCCGGCTGGTTTAGCTTCGGCCCAGGAATTTCTAATAATACGTCCAAGCAGCGGGTGGTAACGATTGGCGTTGTCGGTGAAAGTAATTCTGAACATGTAATTTGGCAGCATGTTGCGCAAAAGGCCAAGCGGGATTATGGCATTATTGTTAAGACCAAGGTATTTACGGATTACAATCAACCGAATAAGGCTTTGCGTGATGGTGAGATTGATCTAAATGCAATTCAGACAACAACATTTATGCATACTTGGTCAAAGGCTAACCATGCCAATATCGTTTCAATTGGTAAAACTTATATTGCGCCAATTCGGCTATATTCCAAGAAGTATCACAAGTTAAGTCAGTTGCCGCAAGGTGCCACGATCGCGATCCCTAATGATGCCGCAACGGAATCCCGAGCACTCCATGTTTTAAAAAATGCTAAGTTAATCCGGTTGACTACGGGTAAAAAGTTGAAGACGATCGCGGATATTACAAGTAATCCGTGGCATATCAAGATTAAAGAGGTTAGTGACGAGCAATGCGCGCGAATTATTAATTCGGTTGATGCCGTAATTGTTAATAATGATTTTGCCGTGCCAGCAGGTCTTGGCCCTAAAGAGACGATTTATGTTGAGCCAATCAATAAGGAGTCCGCGGGAGCAATTAATAATATCTGTACTACGGCAGTCAAAAAGAACGATCCGGACTACAAGAACGTTGTAAAATGTTACCAAACTGCAGAAACCAAGAAACTTTATCGCAAGTTTTATGGTTCAATGCAGCAGGCTGTGTGGGACGTCGAGTTGAAATAA
- the yjeM gene encoding glutamate/gamma-aminobutyrate family transporter YjeM encodes MDKKQPNKITLGTLILMIFSSIFGFSNSLTAYYQMGYASIIWYVIAAILFFLPSALIFAEYGASFKGVKGGIFSWLEESANEKVAFVGTFIWLAAWVVWLVSSTQFFLVALSTLISGKDMTQTWHLGFLSSTQLLGVLEVAFMVIVTFFAAKGIDKITAVDKVGGAFAIIIALGFMLASLVVFAFSHGHFAEPVTAMNFTKSPNPAFQTPVAVLSFIVYALFAYGGLETSAGVIDSVDKPEKTFPKAMMGAMALMTGLYVINILMCGISTNWTAILGAKNVNIANMEYVLVNNLGIVMGHSMGLSQSTTLALGTIFSRLAGLADVLSGISAAFLMVYSPIKSFIEGCDARLLPKKLVKLNKHNMPERAMWAQAALISVIILFISFGGNAAGQFYTILMDMMNVSSTVPYLFLIGVFPFFKMKKDIDRPFVFIKGKGKVWAVTIIVWLVVAMGIIFTCVEPMLSGDYMTSFWTAIGPVAFGVIAYVYYTYREHHDAKLA; translated from the coding sequence ATGGATAAAAAACAGCCGAACAAAATCACCCTCGGCACGTTAATTTTAATGATCTTCTCGTCCATCTTTGGATTCAGTAATTCACTGACCGCGTATTACCAAATGGGCTATGCAAGTATCATTTGGTATGTGATTGCGGCAATCTTGTTCTTTCTGCCGTCTGCATTAATCTTTGCGGAGTATGGCGCATCTTTTAAGGGCGTTAAGGGTGGTATTTTTTCTTGGCTTGAAGAATCGGCTAATGAAAAGGTCGCGTTTGTGGGGACCTTTATTTGGTTGGCTGCTTGGGTTGTATGGCTGGTTTCTTCCACGCAATTTTTCCTTGTGGCGCTGTCAACCTTAATTTCGGGTAAAGACATGACGCAAACCTGGCATTTGGGCTTCTTGTCATCAACACAACTCTTAGGTGTTCTTGAAGTTGCCTTCATGGTAATCGTCACATTTTTTGCTGCCAAAGGGATTGATAAAATTACGGCCGTTGATAAAGTCGGCGGGGCTTTTGCAATTATTATTGCTCTGGGCTTCATGCTGGCGTCACTAGTCGTATTTGCCTTTAGTCATGGGCATTTTGCTGAACCAGTTACAGCAATGAACTTTACCAAGTCGCCTAATCCGGCCTTTCAGACACCGGTAGCGGTATTATCATTTATTGTTTATGCGTTATTTGCTTATGGTGGTCTTGAAACTTCGGCTGGGGTCATTGATTCAGTTGACAAGCCTGAGAAGACTTTCCCCAAGGCCATGATGGGAGCAATGGCTTTGATGACTGGTCTTTATGTGATTAATATTTTAATGTGTGGTATTTCAACTAATTGGACTGCGATTCTGGGCGCAAAGAATGTCAACATTGCCAATATGGAATATGTCTTAGTCAACAATTTGGGAATTGTGATGGGCCATAGTATGGGTTTGTCGCAATCTACGACCTTGGCATTAGGAACAATCTTTTCTCGCCTTGCTGGCTTAGCTGACGTTTTGTCTGGAATTTCTGCAGCCTTCTTAATGGTTTATTCACCAATCAAGTCCTTTATTGAGGGCTGTGATGCGCGGTTATTACCTAAAAAATTAGTGAAATTGAATAAGCACAATATGCCTGAACGAGCAATGTGGGCACAGGCAGCACTTATTAGTGTCATTATCCTGTTTATATCCTTTGGTGGTAATGCTGCAGGACAATTTTATACGATTTTAATGGATATGATGAACGTTTCTTCAACCGTGCCGTACTTGTTCTTAATTGGGGTATTCCCGTTCTTCAAGATGAAGAAGGATATCGACCGGCCGTTTGTCTTTATCAAAGGTAAAGGCAAGGTGTGGGCAGTAACGATTATTGTCTGGCTGGTTGTTGCCATGGGAATTATCTTTACTTGCGTTGAACCAATGTTATCTGGGGACTACATGACGTCGTTCTGGACGGCAATTGGACCAGTTGCCTTTGGTGTCATTGCTTATGTCTATTACACTTACCGTGAACACCATGACGCAAAATTAGCTTAA